The window TCGGCGTCGGGGGTGTCCATGTCGCCGTAGAGCTCCTCCAGCTGCTCCCAGCACTCCTCGACCTGGTCGATGTCGGCCATGTCGGCCATGGAGCACCCGGCGGCCAGGTTGGGAAGGATGACGGCCTGCTCGGGCTGCGAGAGGAGGTCGGCGGTCTCGGCCATGAAGTGCACGCCGCAGAAGACGATCGCCTCGGCGTTCGGGTGCTCGAGCGCGGCGTTGGCGAGCTGGAACGAATCGCCCACGTAGTCGGCGTGGCGCACGACCTCCTCGCGCTGGTAGAAGTGGCCGAGCACGACCACGCGTTCGCCGAGCGTCTGCTTCGCGCGGCGGATGCGGGCGTCGAGCTCGTCGTCGCTCGCGTCGCGGTAGGCCGCAGGCAGCATGCCTTGACGCGGGGACCCGGTGGGGATCACATCGCCCATCGAGGCGCCGGGTCCGTATCCGGGGCGCGCGTCGAAGTCCCACGGGCCCGCCGCGAGGTCGGTGTTGCAGGTGGACCCCGACCCGGCACCCGAGACGATCGCCTGGATCTCGTGATCGACGGACGGATCGATGGGACGCGGCTGGATGGTCAGCGTCGTGCTCATGTCGTGCTCGATTCGTGACTTCGCGGGCGGCCGAGCGGGCCACGATCGGCCAGCTCGACGTCCTGGTTGTAGCGGTACAGCCGTGCCGGCCGGTGACTTCCGGTGCGGAACGACTCGGTGGGGATCAAGGTGTTGCTGTTCTCGACCTGCCGGCGGAAGTTGGCGGGGTCGAGCTTGCGGTCCAGGATCGCCTCGTTGACCTCGCGCAGATCCGCGAGGGTGAAGGCGTCCGGGAGCAGACCGTGCGCGATGCGGCTGTAGCCGACCTTGTTGCGCAGCCGCCACAGGGCGTAGTCGATGATCGCGTTGTGGTCGAAGGCGAGGGGCGGAAGATCGGTCGCCGTGAACCAGTCCACGTTCTCGGGCGCGTCTCCCGCCGCCTCGTGCGCGGCGCTCTGCGCATCGACCTCGTCGGAGCGCAGCAGCGCCCAGTAGACGATCGAGACGACGCGACTGGGGGAGCGGCCGATGTCGCCGAACGCGTACAGCTGCTCGAGATAGCTCGCGCTGAGACCGGTCGTCTCGGCGAGTGTGCGAGATGCCGCCTCATCGAGGTTCTCCGCGGCGTCGAGCCAACCGCCCGGGAGAGCCCACAGCCCTTCGTGCGGATCGCGGGTGCGCTTGACGAGGGGGAGGACGAGCCGCGGATCCTCGTCGCCGTCGCGCCGCAGGCTGAAGATCACGGTGGAGACCGCCACGCGCGTCTCGGTGGACTCGGCGTCGGCGGTGTCGGGAGAGGGGTTAGTTCGTGTCATGGTGACCTTAACTCGGGATGATCTTAATGTCATCGCGACCAGAAGTAAAATCCGTCGTCGTCACCGGGGGCTCGCGGCACCCTGTCAGCGCGGCCGCCTACGCTGACCGCATGCCGCCGATCGTGATCGACATCCTGCTGGTCGTGGTGCTGGTGATCGTGCTGATCCAGGGGTGGCGGCGAGGACTCCTGGCGAGCGTCGGGACGATCGCCGGGCTCGTGCTCGGGGCGGTCGCCGCGTGGTGGCTCGTGCCGGTCGTGTCCCGCTGGGTCCCCGACGCCGCCTGGCGCGGCTGGGCGGCGCTGGGTGTCGCCGTGGGACTGCTCGTCCTCGGGGCGTCGCTCGGCTCTGCGCTCGGCCGCGCATTGCGCCGGGGAGCTGCCCGCATCCGCCTGCGGGGGATCGATCGGGTCCTGGGCGCCGGGGCGATGACGGTCGTCGCGGCCCTCGTGCTCTCCCTCGTCGGACAGAGCGTCGCCGCCCTCGGCATCCCGTTCGTGTCCTCGGCCCTCGCGTCGTCGAGTGTGCTGCGCACGATCGACACGCTCACCCCTCGCCCCGTCGACGAAGCGTTGGCGCAGGTGCGATCGAGCGTCCTCGACGACGGGCTCCCGCAGTTGGGGGCGCTGTTCGGAGAACTGACCGCCCCCGCAGAGGTGGCGCCGCCCGTCGACCTCGACGACCCGGCTCTCAGTGCGGCTGCGCAGTCCGTGGCGCGCATCGCCGGCACGGCGTACTCCTGCGGACGCAACCTCACCGGGAGCGGCTTCGTCGTGGCGCCGGATCGCGTCGTGACCAACGCCCACGTGATCGCCGGCGTCGAGCGTCCGATGGTGGAGCTGCCGGGGCGCGCGGCGCGCGAGGGACGCGTCGTGTACGTCGACGCCACGGCGGACCTCGCCCTCATCGCGGTGGACGACCTGGACGCG is drawn from Microbacterium binotii and contains these coding sequences:
- a CDS encoding MarP family serine protease; the encoded protein is MPPIVIDILLVVVLVIVLIQGWRRGLLASVGTIAGLVLGAVAAWWLVPVVSRWVPDAAWRGWAALGVAVGLLVLGASLGSALGRALRRGAARIRLRGIDRVLGAGAMTVVAALVLSLVGQSVAALGIPFVSSALASSSVLRTIDTLTPRPVDEALAQVRSSVLDDGLPQLGALFGELTAPAEVAPPVDLDDPALSAAAQSVARIAGTAYSCGRNLTGSGFVVAPDRVVTNAHVIAGVERPMVELPGRAAREGRVVYVDATADLALIAVDDLDAAALPLGTDLGPGAAAVVQGYPYGGPFTMGSATVQTVGVVSVPDIYDQGRDQREVYALAATVRPGNSGGPLLNAAGEVVGIVFARADDGSEVGYASTAAELTPLVQAAPTLTDAVGSGACVP
- a CDS encoding NUDIX hydrolase encodes the protein MTRTNPSPDTADAESTETRVAVSTVIFSLRRDGDEDPRLVLPLVKRTRDPHEGLWALPGGWLDAAENLDEAASRTLAETTGLSASYLEQLYAFGDIGRSPSRVVSIVYWALLRSDEVDAQSAAHEAAGDAPENVDWFTATDLPPLAFDHNAIIDYALWRLRNKVGYSRIAHGLLPDAFTLADLREVNEAILDRKLDPANFRRQVENSNTLIPTESFRTGSHRPARLYRYNQDVELADRGPLGRPRSHESSTT